The following proteins are encoded in a genomic region of Rhinoraja longicauda isolate Sanriku21f chromosome 28, sRhiLon1.1, whole genome shotgun sequence:
- the LOC144607181 gene encoding uncharacterized protein LOC144607181 — MTSPRQPASSHELKEFDSVKESITDIINQLQDIDPSRLSFSPFLDLDTQITLAPISDSPESSVEELHSLSDENVDHPTDPAPKGNRLQFHEAHQTVIKQQSVPGDGRLSLIKAELVRNHSFPYTEAKRKRADNVSVDITRETCGLPAEKACLSEPPLPGQAPAVPPKLNAKAGAENADAPEKSHKFSSQASEDQPLLGPSPDAETIDLISSDPSGESAQKEPGAGGSGGPGGWRCCPCCPCCSAPQLKAISSVFVALLFIPWILYGLYVFVPFDPPPCPDLTSRITYTLRCNIVAITPVLLGVVVGSLSRLCSTAIDPLDTNVRAVLIHQRYVGNSIEQFLIYFINMVVMATYLHQEHLKIIPILSGLFAVARLLYWVTAGLGSAYRGFGFGLTFFPTLAMLAYNCYCMYELGLDHYFIPAENGGPTRAPAPRLRWWGLGG; from the exons ATGACTTCCCCGAGACAGCCGGCCAGTAGTCATGAGCTGAAGGAGTTTGACAGTGTGAAGGAGTCGATCACGGACATCATTAACCAGCTGCAGGACATTGATCCCAGCCGCCTCTCTTTCTCTCCGTTCTTGGAcctggacacccagatcacgctgGCGCCCATCTCCGACAGCCCCGAGTCATCCGTGGAAGAGCTGCACTCGCTATCTGATGAAAACGTCGACCACCCAACTGACCCAGCTCCAAAGGGCAATAGGCTTCAGTTCCACGAGGCCCACCAGACGGTTATCAAGCAGCAGAGTGTGCCGGGCGATGGCCGCTTGAGCCTGATCAAGGCAGAGCTGGTGAGGAATCACAGCTTCCCCTACACCGAGGCGAAACGCAAGCGCGCGGACAACGTGTCGGTGGACATCACCAGGGAGACGTGCGGCCTGCCCGCTGAGAAGGCGTGCCTCTCGGAGCCGCCGCTGCCAGGCCAAGCCCCAGCCGTCCCCCCGAAGCTCAACGCCAAGGCAGGGGCCGAGAACGCTGACGCCCCGGAGAAGAGCCACAAATTCTCCAGCCAGGCTTCGGAGGACCAGCCGCTGCTCGGCCCCTCGCCCGACGCCGAGACCATCGACCTGATCTCCAGCGACCCCTCTGGGGAGTCGGCGCAGAAGGAGCCGGGGGCCGGAGGATCCGGGGGGCCCGGGGGCTGGAGATGCTGCCCCTGCTGCCCCTGCTGCTCTGCGCCGCAACTTAAAGCCATCTCCTCCGTCTTCGTGGCTCTGCTCTTTATACCATGGATCCTCTATGGCCTCTATGTGTTTGTGCCCTTCGACCCCCCACCGTGCCCAGACCTCACCAGCAGAATTACCTATACACTGCGCTGTAACATCGTTGCCATCACTCCAGTCTTACTCG GTGTTGTGGTGGGGTCCCTGTCCCGGCTTTGCTCCACTGCCATTGATCCCTTGGACACTAATGTTCGTGCTGTTCTTATTCATCAGAGATACGTTGGCAACTCCATTGAGCAGTTTCTCATCTACTTTATCAACATGGTTGTTATGGCGACCTATCTTCATCAGGAGCACCTGAAGATTATTCCCATATTATCTGGGCTCTTCGCAGTGGCAAG GCTGCTGTACTGGGTCACGGCTGGATTGGGCAGCGCCTACCGTGGATTTGGATTTGGTCTGACGTTTTTCCCAACCTTGGCGATGCTGGCCTACAATTGCTACTGCATGTATGAGCTGGGACTAGACCACTACTTCATCCCAGCTGAGAATGGAGGACCCACGCGTGCCCCCGCACCAAGACTGAGGTGGTGGGGCCTTGGGGGTTGA